One Thermodesulfobacteriota bacterium DNA window includes the following coding sequences:
- the moeB gene encoding molybdopterin-synthase adenylyltransferase MoeB: MRLTEEQIYRYSRHILLPEVGGAGQEKLLKARVFCLGMGGLGSPIALYLAAAGVGTIGIADSDSVDISNLHRQVLHYTEDIGKPKTESAGEKLERLNPDVDIVLHDGHVTKDNIRDMIRDYEIVVDGSDNFPTRYLANDACYFEKKTLVSGAIFQFEGQVAVFKPHAGGACYRCLYPDLPPKGLVPTCQEVGILGAAAGTIGTMQALETLKQILEIGEPLTDRLLVFNALNMSFNTVAIKKDPRCPLCGENPSIHSIEEVSQPDCDVEGSPVS, translated from the coding sequence ATGCGGTTGACAGAAGAGCAGATATACAGGTACAGCAGGCACATCCTCCTCCCTGAAGTAGGCGGCGCGGGGCAGGAGAAGCTCCTTAAAGCGAGGGTCTTTTGCCTGGGCATGGGAGGGCTCGGCTCGCCTATTGCCCTCTACCTAGCCGCGGCCGGTGTGGGAACCATAGGCATAGCCGACTCCGACAGCGTGGATATATCGAACCTCCACAGACAGGTGCTTCATTACACGGAAGACATAGGAAAGCCCAAGACGGAATCTGCAGGGGAAAAGCTCGAAAGGCTTAACCCGGACGTGGACATCGTGCTTCACGACGGGCATGTGACCAAGGACAACATACGCGACATGATAAGGGACTACGAGATAGTCGTCGACGGGTCTGACAATTTCCCGACGAGATACCTCGCGAACGACGCGTGTTATTTCGAGAAGAAGACGCTCGTTTCGGGCGCTATTTTCCAGTTCGAAGGACAGGTGGCGGTATTCAAGCCCCATGCGGGAGGGGCCTGTTACAGGTGCCTCTATCCCGATCTCCCGCCCAAGGGGCTCGTACCGACCTGCCAGGAAGTCGGTATTCTCGGCGCCGCTGCGGGCACGATTGGGACGATGCAGGCTTTGGAGACGCTGAAACAGATTCTCGAGATAGGCGAGCCGCTCACGGACAGGCTCCTCGTATTCAACGCGCTCAATATGTCGTTCAACACAGTCGCCATAAAGAAAGACCCTCGCTGCCCTCTCTGCGGCGAGAACCCTTCCATACACAGTATCGAAGAGGTCTCTCAGCCTGATTGCGACGTCGAAGGCTCCCCCGTTTCCTGA
- a CDS encoding M67 family metallopeptidase, with protein MVRILKSVYGGIIKHAEAGFPHEVCGVLIGKDGKIMHFRECRNLNTERAHDRYDLDPVSFKEADEWARANGLEIVGIYHSHPDHPSIASETDRQRAWPEWVYMIFSINSGKYNDARAWVLEDFDSRFIEDAVELVED; from the coding sequence GTGGTAAGGATACTGAAGTCGGTTTACGGCGGAATAATAAAACACGCCGAGGCGGGTTTCCCTCACGAGGTCTGCGGCGTGCTCATAGGTAAAGACGGCAAGATCATGCACTTCAGGGAATGCAGGAACCTGAACACCGAAAGGGCCCACGACAGGTATGACCTCGACCCCGTATCGTTCAAGGAAGCCGACGAATGGGCGCGTGCGAACGGCCTAGAGATAGTGGGCATATACCATTCGCACCCCGACCATCCGTCGATCGCGTCCGAAACGGACAGGCAGAGGGCGTGGCCCGAATGGGTGTACATGATATTCTCAATAAACAGCGGAAAGTATAACGACGCGAGGGCGTGGGTGCTCGAGGACTTCGATTCCAGGTTTATAGAAGATGCGGTAGAATTAGTCGAGGATTGA
- a CDS encoding cysteine synthase family protein — protein sequence MDYSLARKKSLETRLKKADSVIDLVGDTPLIKLTHITEGLSPGVEVYAKAEWFNPGGSVKDRPALWMILDGIRTGKLTPDKILMDSSSGNTAIAYAMIGAALGYKVELVIPENINIERKKTLQAFGSKIIYSDPLEGSDGAIRLARKLKAENPDKYFMPDQYNNPENPKSHYDSTAVEIWEQTEGRVTHFVAGLGTSGTFMGTSKRLKEFNTEIVAIAVEPAEALHGLEGMKHMPTSIVPGIYDATYPDELVRVTTEDAYDFMKELLKKEGIFVGHSGGAVAYATLEYAKRLKEGVLVTIFPDGGYRYLSGGIWW from the coding sequence ATGGATTATTCCCTGGCAAGAAAAAAATCACTCGAAACGAGACTTAAGAAAGCAGATTCCGTAATCGATCTGGTGGGGGATACCCCGCTTATCAAACTCACGCACATAACGGAAGGCCTCTCTCCGGGCGTCGAGGTATATGCCAAGGCGGAGTGGTTTAATCCCGGGGGATCCGTAAAGGACAGGCCCGCCCTCTGGATGATACTCGACGGTATTCGCACGGGGAAGCTTACGCCGGATAAGATCCTGATGGACTCTTCCTCGGGCAATACGGCTATCGCATATGCCATGATAGGGGCCGCGCTCGGCTATAAAGTGGAGCTCGTAATACCTGAGAATATCAATATCGAAAGAAAAAAGACCCTCCAGGCTTTCGGCTCGAAGATAATATACTCGGACCCTCTCGAGGGATCGGACGGGGCGATAAGGCTCGCGAGGAAGCTGAAGGCCGAAAACCCGGATAAATACTTCATGCCCGATCAGTACAACAACCCCGAGAACCCGAAATCACATTACGACTCTACGGCGGTTGAGATATGGGAGCAGACGGAGGGGAGGGTGACCCACTTCGTGGCGGGCCTCGGCACGAGCGGCACTTTCATGGGCACGTCGAAGAGACTTAAGGAATTCAACACGGAAATAGTTGCCATAGCGGTCGAGCCCGCGGAGGCTCTGCACGGGCTTGAAGGCATGAAGCACATGCCTACCTCTATAGTCCCCGGCATTTACGATGCCACTTACCCCGATGAACTGGTAAGAGTCACGACGGAAGACGCCTATGACTTCATGAAGGAGCTTCTCAAGAAGGAGGGTATCTTCGTGGGTCATTCGGGCGGAGCCGTCGCTTACGCAACCCTCGAGTACGCTAAGAGGCTTAAAGAGGGCGTGCTCGTCACCATTTTCCCCGACGGCGGGTACCGGTATCTGAGCGGGGGTATCTGGTGGTAA
- a CDS encoding sulfurtransferase TusA family protein, whose amino-acid sequence METRKADNQIDITKEICPMTYVKTKLKLETMSSGQVLEVILREGEPLNNVPKSIQAEGHKILDVRQDGEFYKLLIERR is encoded by the coding sequence ATGGAGACTCGCAAGGCCGATAATCAGATAGATATTACTAAAGAGATCTGCCCGATGACGTATGTAAAAACCAAGCTCAAGCTTGAGACTATGTCCTCGGGCCAGGTGCTCGAGGTCATACTCAGGGAAGGTGAGCCACTGAACAACGTCCCGAAGAGCATCCAGGCCGAAGGGCACAAGATTCTCGACGTCAGACAAGATGGCGAGTTCTACAAACTCCTTATTGAGCGCCGTTGA
- the purQ gene encoding phosphoribosylformylglycinamidine synthase I, with the protein MYKFGVIVFPGSNCDHDSYHVIKHVMGQSCEFVWHEDTNLGRFDCIIIPGGFSYGDYLRTGAIASLSPIMDSVEKFASRGGPVLGTCNGFQILVEADLLPGVLIRNSSLRFVCKWVNIRVENNKTAFTGNLKVGDVLRIPVAHGEGSYYCTGDVLKALEDNSQIVFRYCDGEGNLTEESNPNGSIGNIAGICNKSGNVIGMMPHPERCSEGVLGGTDGRFVFESVISWLGLGKKTKSKA; encoded by the coding sequence ATGTATAAATTCGGCGTTATCGTGTTCCCGGGGTCCAATTGCGATCACGACAGCTACCACGTAATCAAGCACGTGATGGGGCAGAGCTGCGAGTTCGTGTGGCACGAGGACACGAACCTCGGCAGGTTCGACTGCATCATCATTCCGGGCGGCTTTTCGTACGGCGATTATCTGAGGACGGGCGCCATAGCGAGCCTGTCTCCCATCATGGATTCCGTCGAAAAATTCGCATCGCGAGGCGGGCCCGTGCTCGGGACCTGCAACGGGTTTCAGATACTCGTCGAGGCCGACCTCCTTCCGGGCGTGCTTATCAGGAACTCCTCGCTCCGGTTCGTATGCAAATGGGTTAATATAAGGGTGGAGAACAACAAGACCGCGTTTACGGGGAATCTCAAAGTGGGGGACGTGCTCAGGATACCGGTCGCTCACGGCGAAGGGAGTTATTATTGTACCGGGGACGTGCTGAAGGCGCTCGAGGATAATTCGCAGATCGTGTTCAGGTACTGCGATGGTGAAGGGAACTTGACGGAAGAGTCTAACCCGAACGGCTCTATCGGTAACATCGCGGGTATATGCAACAAGTCGGGAAACGTGATAGGGATGATGCCCCACCCGGAGAGGTGCTCGGAGGGCGTGCTCGGAGGCACAGACGGTAGATTCGTATTCGAATCAGTGATCTCCTGGCTCGGTCTGGGAAAGAAAACGAAAAGCAAGGCTTGA
- the purS gene encoding phosphoribosylformylglycinamidine synthase subunit PurS, with product MKEYKVKVEVRLKPVVLDPQGKSVLSALANLGFEEVHDARVGKLIELRIKDGSAESVRKRVDEMCRKLLSNPVIEDFVVNVEEQHV from the coding sequence ATGAAAGAATATAAAGTCAAAGTAGAGGTGAGGCTTAAGCCCGTCGTCCTGGACCCGCAGGGAAAATCGGTGCTCTCGGCGCTTGCGAACCTCGGGTTCGAAGAAGTGCATGACGCCAGGGTGGGGAAGCTGATCGAGCTCAGGATAAAGGACGGGAGCGCGGAGAGCGTAAGGAAGAGGGTCGACGAGATGTGCAGGAAGCTCCTTTCGAATCCCGTGATAGAGGACTTCGTCGTGAATGTAGAGGAGCAGCATGTATAA
- a CDS encoding ParB/RepB/Spo0J family partition protein produces MKKATLGRGLDALIPKESRGEGTTMVSINEIRPNTLQPRKDFDDDTISELTASIKEKGILQPIVVRQAGSGYEIIAGERRWRAAQRAGIVRVPVVVKDASDREALELALIENLQREDLNPIEEASGYQHLIEVYGLTHEEVSVQIGKDRSTITNHLRLLRLSDEAKRALIEGEITAGHARALLGIESHSEANLVLHAIKKKKLSVRTTESLIRNMTREKRAEVKPASTDPYLERLTDELKGAMSTQVRIIYNKGKGRIELDYYSDDELERLVSTLLGNK; encoded by the coding sequence TTGAAGAAAGCCACGTTGGGTAGAGGACTCGATGCCCTGATACCGAAAGAGAGCAGGGGGGAGGGGACTACGATGGTCAGCATTAATGAGATCAGGCCCAACACGCTTCAGCCGAGGAAGGATTTCGATGACGACACCATTTCCGAGCTGACGGCTTCCATAAAGGAGAAAGGCATCCTTCAGCCCATAGTCGTGCGCCAGGCGGGGAGCGGGTACGAGATAATCGCGGGTGAGAGGAGGTGGAGGGCTGCGCAGAGGGCGGGAATCGTGAGAGTCCCGGTCGTAGTCAAAGACGCTTCCGACAGGGAGGCCCTCGAGCTCGCGCTCATAGAAAATCTCCAAAGGGAGGACCTGAACCCGATCGAAGAGGCATCCGGATACCAGCACCTGATAGAGGTGTACGGACTCACGCATGAAGAGGTGTCCGTACAGATAGGTAAGGACAGGTCGACGATTACGAACCATCTCCGGCTGCTCAGGTTATCTGACGAAGCCAAGCGGGCGCTCATAGAGGGGGAAATAACCGCGGGGCATGCCCGGGCTTTACTCGGCATCGAGTCGCATTCGGAGGCGAATCTCGTTCTACATGCGATAAAGAAGAAAAAGCTCTCCGTGAGAACGACTGAAAGCCTTATCCGGAATATGACCAGGGAAAAACGGGCGGAGGTTAAGCCCGCGAGCACGGACCCTTATCTGGAGAGGCTTACCGACGAGCTTAAGGGGGCGATGAGCACCCAGGTCAGGATTATATATAATAAAGGTAAGGGAAGGATCGAGCTCGATTACTATTCCGACGACGAGCTCGAGAGGCTCGTATCGACGCTATTGGGAAATAAATAG
- a CDS encoding AAA family ATPase encodes MGKVICVANQKGGVGKTTTVINLAASLAAAQKKTLFIDFDPQANATSGVGINKDEIKKTIYDAIIGDVSIRDITIEIEPESLKGYLTVVPASPDLTGAEVELIHLENREWKLKEAISDIAREYDYIFIDCPPSLSLLTVNALTAADSVLVPVQCEYYALEGLGQLKRTISLIRQRINPELKIEGYLLTMFDSRNKICHVVANELKTYFSEEVFETIIYRNVRLAESPSHGKPILLYDVKSIGAQTYISLAQEIIAKNGGERIEESHVG; translated from the coding sequence ATGGGAAAGGTTATATGTGTGGCGAATCAAAAAGGCGGCGTAGGTAAGACTACTACTGTCATTAACCTCGCCGCGTCTCTTGCAGCCGCACAAAAAAAGACCTTATTCATCGATTTCGATCCGCAGGCGAATGCAACGAGCGGGGTCGGGATCAATAAGGACGAAATCAAAAAAACCATCTACGACGCGATCATCGGTGACGTGAGTATCAGGGACATCACGATTGAAATCGAGCCCGAATCTCTCAAAGGTTATTTAACGGTGGTCCCGGCGAGCCCCGATCTCACGGGAGCCGAGGTCGAGCTGATACATCTTGAGAACAGGGAGTGGAAGCTCAAAGAGGCAATAAGCGATATAGCCCGTGAGTATGACTATATTTTTATTGACTGCCCTCCTTCCTTGAGCCTCCTCACGGTGAACGCGCTTACGGCCGCGGATTCAGTCCTCGTCCCGGTACAATGCGAGTACTATGCGCTCGAAGGTCTCGGCCAGCTGAAACGCACTATATCCCTGATACGCCAGAGGATCAATCCCGAGCTCAAGATCGAGGGTTATCTGCTCACCATGTTCGATTCGCGGAACAAGATCTGTCACGTCGTCGCCAACGAGCTCAAGACCTATTTCAGTGAAGAGGTGTTCGAAACGATCATCTACAGGAACGTGAGGCTCGCCGAATCCCCGAGTCACGGCAAACCTATTTTGCTCTACGACGTGAAGTCGATCGGAGCGCAGACATATATATCGCTCGCGCAGGAAATAATTGCAAAGAACGGAGGGGAAAGAATTGAAGAAAGCCACGTTGGGTAG
- a CDS encoding peptidoglycan DD-metalloendopeptidase family protein, which translates to MDKDSLTIMLITPGGKGPKALNLKIAHLKIISFTFVFFTVVSLVSFVSTYTFYKASESKTRSVKHLANTIDTLSQDLIVNKSSEAGLRVRMKDIENKLLEMQEMLDKKGIKKDLAVGGEFIPADRLSISYVDFMQKDIDELFNTMKNLPVGTPLEGKINSGFGYRKDPFRSRIGFHSGVDIDAKFGDPVVATADGTVKETGWQGSYGKTIVLRHEDGFETIYGHLSKISVEEGQEVKVGEVIGKAGNTGRSTGTHLHYEVIKDGKRVNPSNFLSLK; encoded by the coding sequence ATGGATAAGGATAGCCTTACTATAATGCTGATTACTCCGGGCGGTAAAGGTCCCAAAGCCCTTAACTTAAAAATTGCACATCTCAAAATAATATCTTTCACCTTCGTGTTTTTTACTGTCGTCTCTCTCGTTTCGTTCGTATCCACTTACACCTTCTACAAGGCATCGGAATCAAAAACCAGGTCAGTAAAACACCTGGCCAATACGATCGATACGCTGAGCCAGGATTTAATAGTAAACAAGTCGAGCGAGGCCGGCCTCAGGGTGAGAATGAAGGACATCGAGAACAAGCTCCTTGAAATGCAGGAAATGCTCGACAAGAAGGGTATCAAGAAAGACCTGGCCGTCGGGGGCGAATTCATCCCAGCTGACAGGCTGAGCATATCGTATGTAGATTTCATGCAGAAGGATATCGACGAGCTGTTCAACACTATGAAAAACCTGCCGGTCGGAACACCGCTCGAAGGAAAGATAAATTCAGGGTTCGGCTACAGGAAGGACCCGTTCCGTTCGAGGATCGGATTCCATTCGGGCGTAGACATCGATGCGAAGTTCGGAGACCCGGTGGTCGCGACCGCGGACGGCACGGTAAAAGAGACCGGATGGCAGGGGAGCTACGGGAAGACCATAGTGCTCCGGCACGAGGACGGGTTTGAAACGATATACGGACACCTCTCGAAAATCTCGGTGGAAGAAGGACAGGAAGTGAAAGTGGGGGAAGTGATAGGAAAGGCCGGAAATACCGGGAGGTCCACCGGTACGCACCTCCATTACGAAGTGATAAAAGACGGCAAGAGGGTGAATCCCTCCAATTTCCTGTCGCTGAAATAA
- a CDS encoding polymer-forming cytoskeletal protein produces MGMFDNKRGARAVKPETSHFTTSIGEECVFEGNISTSSSTRIDGKLIGKISGENTLIVGERGVILGEVKASEVIVYGRIEGIIDSERLEIKGSGIVTGDIFIDRLVIEEGGVYNGRCGMSERVGQYVSEPGAIEPKKADSETIELEPPQIRAKEL; encoded by the coding sequence ATGGGCATGTTCGACAACAAGCGCGGCGCAAGAGCCGTAAAGCCCGAAACAAGCCATTTCACCACATCAATAGGAGAAGAGTGTGTTTTCGAGGGGAACATCTCCACCTCCTCCTCGACAAGGATAGACGGGAAGCTCATAGGCAAGATATCCGGGGAAAACACGTTGATAGTAGGCGAGCGAGGGGTAATCCTGGGAGAGGTCAAGGCCTCTGAAGTCATAGTCTACGGAAGGATCGAGGGTATCATCGATTCGGAGAGGCTCGAAATAAAAGGGAGCGGCATCGTAACGGGCGATATATTCATTGACAGGCTTGTGATCGAGGAAGGCGGCGTCTACAACGGCAGATGCGGGATGAGCGAGCGCGTCGGGCAATACGTATCCGAGCCGGGTGCGATCGAACCTAAGAAAGCCGACTCAGAGACAATCGAGCTCGAACCACCGCAGATCAGAGCGAAAGAGCTTTAA
- a CDS encoding SCO family protein → MKRKKILIASVTVLSLVLVIWAVIIYQIFSIKSKESFYGSSYDMRAPDFTLTDQDGEKVSLGQFKGKAVFMFFGYTHCPDICPVTLSTLNNVVNELGEDGDKVQVLFVTVDPERDTQAEIKKYVTFFNKDFIGLTGTPEEIKNVSDSYHAFYMKEETGSDSGYLMGHTSSIYLIDPEGRIVLRYPQSKMDPKEIAKDVERIL, encoded by the coding sequence ATGAAAAGAAAAAAGATACTGATCGCATCCGTTACCGTGCTGTCCCTGGTGCTCGTCATTTGGGCAGTAATTATTTATCAGATTTTCTCAATCAAGAGCAAGGAGAGCTTTTACGGCAGCTCCTACGACATGAGGGCGCCCGACTTCACGCTCACCGACCAGGACGGGGAGAAGGTATCGCTCGGGCAATTCAAAGGGAAGGCCGTGTTCATGTTCTTCGGTTATACCCACTGCCCGGATATTTGTCCCGTTACGTTATCGACACTGAATAACGTCGTAAACGAGCTCGGGGAGGACGGGGACAAAGTGCAGGTACTGTTCGTGACGGTAGACCCCGAGAGAGATACCCAGGCGGAGATCAAGAAATACGTAACCTTTTTTAACAAGGACTTTATCGGGCTCACCGGCACGCCCGAAGAGATTAAGAATGTATCCGACTCTTATCACGCGTTCTATATGAAAGAGGAAACCGGCTCTGACTCGGGATACCTGATGGGCCACACTTCATCCATATATCTGATCGACCCCGAAGGCCGGATTGTTTTGAGATACCCTCAGAGCAAAATGGATCCCAAGGAAATAGCGAAAGACGTGGAAAGGATATTATGA
- a CDS encoding adenosine deaminase — MGDLNTYIHDLPKAELHLHIEGTLEPELLFELAERNSVKLPYPSIEAARSAYNFEDLEDFLDTYYECMKVLLREEDFYDLTTAYLKKAFSQNVRRAEIFFDPQAHTGRGIAFETVLDGITAALEDGRREPGINSGLILCFLRDLSAESAMATLEQALPYKDRIIAVGLDSAELGNPPGKFREVFDVARREGFLTVAHAGEEGPPEYIREALDVLKVSRIDHGDKCQKDENLMQYLVKTQIPLTVCPVSNVKLRIFDKMSDHNFKYLLERGLCVTINSDDPAYFGAYVEENYRAVKDALGLTREQIAQAARNSFTASFLSDAEKKRYIDEIERL, encoded by the coding sequence ATGGGCGATCTAAACACATACATACACGATCTGCCGAAGGCGGAGCTCCATCTGCATATCGAAGGCACCCTCGAGCCCGAGCTCCTCTTCGAGCTTGCAGAGAGGAACTCGGTGAAGCTCCCTTACCCCTCTATCGAAGCCGCGCGCAGTGCATATAATTTCGAAGACCTCGAGGATTTTCTCGATACATATTACGAGTGCATGAAGGTGCTCCTCCGTGAGGAGGATTTCTACGACCTCACAACGGCTTACCTGAAAAAGGCGTTCTCCCAGAACGTCCGCCGCGCGGAGATTTTTTTCGATCCCCAGGCGCACACAGGACGAGGAATCGCTTTTGAAACGGTGCTGGACGGCATCACAGCTGCGCTTGAGGACGGCAGGCGCGAGCCGGGCATAAACTCGGGGCTCATACTCTGCTTTCTCCGTGACTTGAGCGCGGAATCAGCGATGGCGACTCTCGAGCAGGCGTTACCCTATAAGGACCGTATAATAGCCGTGGGCCTCGATTCCGCCGAGCTCGGCAATCCGCCCGGAAAGTTCAGGGAAGTCTTCGATGTTGCCAGGAGAGAAGGTTTTCTCACCGTCGCGCACGCCGGAGAAGAGGGTCCCCCCGAATATATCCGGGAGGCCCTCGACGTGCTCAAAGTGTCGCGCATCGATCACGGCGATAAATGTCAGAAGGATGAAAATCTTATGCAGTATTTGGTTAAGACCCAGATACCTCTCACCGTCTGCCCTGTATCGAACGTCAAGCTGCGGATCTTCGACAAGATGAGCGATCACAATTTTAAGTATTTACTCGAACGCGGTCTATGCGTTACGATCAATTCCGATGACCCCGCATATTTCGGGGCTTATGTCGAAGAGAATTACCGGGCGGTTAAGGACGCCCTTGGGCTCACGCGGGAGCAGATCGCTCAGGCCGCCAGGAACAGCTTCACCGCATCGTTCCTAAGCGATGCTGAGAAAAAGCGCTACATAGATGAAATCGAGAGATTGTAA
- a CDS encoding pyruvate kinase produces the protein MESRNKHDEAPAINISAGKKPGKSQHELLRLIKQLSEIRDEMTRFADRFSGSLRAIDPAYKESAINLLNYLAFRRHDLRALQSELAELGLSSLGRSESHVLATIDAVLHTLSRLADLPVQVPGSGGDGLDFKSARQLLEEHTKTLLGPAPGGRNVHIMVTMPSEAARDYGLVRGLLENGMDCMRINCAHDDPEIWSLMIGNLGRAMEETGKPCRVIMDIPGPKLRTGPVSPGPSVIKYRPQRDAYGKVTKPASVLLAAEGSEPPLPNAYGAVLPVPADWLSGLSIGDEIRFVDGRGARRTMTITAKSGEGLRAEAMKTAYVTPDTMLRCRKYGRSRKHDVRVCSFTPQENHISLRQGDMITLTPNLNPGCPAEYDEAGNLLSHAAIGCTIPEVLADVKPGEHVWFDDGKIGGVAEGRDSGGILIRITHTSSSTGKLTSDKGINFPESKLDLPALTPNDIPILEFIAENADIAALSFANTPDDVKTLLSHLKHLGKDKLSIVLKIETRRGFENLPAMLLEAMKNPSCGVMIARGDLAVEMGFERLAEVQEEILWLCEAAHIPVIWATQVLESLAKQGSPTRAEITDAAMGHRAECVMLNKGPHILEALKALDDILKRMETHQLKKMSMLRELRLAYNFPHE, from the coding sequence ATGGAATCCCGGAACAAGCACGATGAAGCCCCGGCAATAAATATTTCGGCGGGGAAAAAACCCGGCAAGTCCCAACACGAGCTCCTGCGTTTGATCAAACAGTTAAGCGAGATACGCGACGAGATGACGCGCTTCGCCGACAGATTCAGCGGCTCGTTGCGCGCAATCGACCCCGCGTACAAAGAAAGCGCAATAAACCTGCTCAATTATCTGGCTTTCAGACGGCACGACCTGAGAGCGCTTCAGTCGGAACTGGCCGAGCTCGGTCTCTCGTCACTCGGACGCTCTGAATCGCACGTCCTGGCGACGATAGACGCCGTGCTCCACACCTTATCCCGCCTCGCCGATCTCCCCGTTCAGGTTCCGGGCAGCGGGGGAGACGGTCTCGACTTCAAATCCGCGCGGCAACTGCTGGAGGAGCATACGAAGACCCTTCTGGGCCCGGCGCCAGGGGGAAGGAACGTCCATATAATGGTGACGATGCCGAGCGAAGCTGCTCGCGATTACGGGCTCGTCCGCGGACTACTTGAGAACGGTATGGACTGTATGCGCATCAACTGCGCTCACGACGACCCGGAGATATGGTCGCTAATGATCGGGAACCTCGGCCGTGCGATGGAAGAAACGGGGAAACCCTGCAGGGTAATTATGGATATACCCGGCCCCAAGCTCCGCACAGGCCCGGTCAGCCCCGGCCCCTCGGTAATAAAATACCGTCCGCAAAGGGACGCATACGGCAAGGTAACGAAACCCGCGAGCGTGCTTCTCGCCGCCGAAGGGTCCGAGCCTCCGCTCCCGAACGCCTACGGCGCGGTTTTGCCCGTTCCCGCGGATTGGCTTTCAGGGTTGTCGATCGGGGACGAAATAAGATTCGTCGACGGGCGCGGGGCGAGGCGCACTATGACGATTACGGCAAAATCAGGAGAGGGGTTAAGAGCCGAGGCCATGAAAACGGCCTATGTAACACCGGACACAATGCTCCGATGCAGGAAATACGGCAGGTCCCGGAAACACGACGTCAGGGTATGCAGCTTCACTCCTCAGGAGAACCACATATCCCTCCGGCAGGGGGATATGATAACTCTCACGCCGAACCTCAATCCCGGGTGTCCAGCGGAATACGACGAGGCGGGCAATCTTTTATCGCACGCGGCTATCGGCTGCACTATTCCGGAGGTGCTGGCAGATGTGAAGCCGGGCGAGCACGTCTGGTTCGACGACGGGAAGATAGGCGGAGTAGCGGAAGGAAGAGATTCCGGGGGCATTCTGATCCGCATCACGCATACGAGCTCCTCGACCGGCAAGCTTACTTCCGATAAAGGCATAAACTTTCCAGAGAGCAAGCTCGATCTGCCGGCGCTTACCCCAAACGACATACCGATTCTAGAGTTCATAGCGGAGAATGCCGACATAGCGGCGCTGTCGTTCGCGAATACCCCGGACGATGTAAAAACTTTGTTGTCTCACCTGAAACACCTTGGCAAAGATAAGCTCTCCATCGTGCTCAAGATCGAAACGCGGCGCGGCTTCGAGAACCTTCCCGCTATGCTCTTGGAAGCCATGAAAAACCCGAGCTGCGGCGTGATGATAGCGAGAGGAGACCTTGCGGTCGAGATGGGTTTCGAGCGCCTGGCCGAAGTGCAGGAGGAAATATTATGGCTCTGCGAAGCCGCTCATATACCGGTAATATGGGCGACGCAGGTGCTCGAAAGCCTCGCGAAGCAGGGCTCGCCGACGAGGGCGGAGATCACGGACGCCGCCATGGGGCACAGAGCCGAATGCGTCATGCTCAACAAGGGCCCTCATATACTCGAAGCGTTAAAAGCGCTCGACGACATACTGAAGCGCATGGAAACCCATCAGCTTAAAAAGATGTCGATGCTCCGCGAGCTCAGGCTCGCATATAATTTCCCGCACGAATGA
- the msrB gene encoding peptide-methionine (R)-S-oxide reductase MsrB, which translates to MTEKMKKTDEEWKKELTDEQYYVTRQKGTERPFTGKYYENKEKGMYKCVCCGEELFSSDTKYESGTGWPSFYKPAEEGKIKEEDDRSYGMARTEVVCSNCGAHLGHVFPDGPRPTGLRYCINSCALDFEKDEGKKK; encoded by the coding sequence ATGACCGAGAAAATGAAGAAAACGGACGAGGAATGGAAGAAAGAGCTCACGGACGAGCAGTATTACGTAACCAGGCAGAAGGGGACTGAGAGGCCTTTTACAGGGAAGTACTATGAGAACAAGGAAAAAGGCATGTACAAGTGCGTCTGCTGCGGGGAAGAACTTTTCAGTTCCGATACGAAATACGAGTCCGGCACCGGATGGCCGAGCTTCTATAAGCCCGCCGAGGAAGGGAAGATAAAAGAAGAGGACGACAGGAGCTACGGCATGGCGAGGACGGAGGTCGTCTGCAGCAACTGCGGCGCGCACCTGGGCCACGTCTTCCCCGACGGTCCCAGGCCTACCGGGCTCCGTTACTGCATAAACTCATGCGCGCTTGACTTCGAAAAGGACGAGGGAAAGAAGAAATAG